ACAGCCAAGCACCCGGCACCAGCACCCCACGGAGAACCGATCCATGCACGACCCGAACCACGAACTCCCCACCTCCCAGCAGCACATGACCGCCGGCCTCAAGAGCGCAGCAAGTTGTACCCAGAGCATTGCTCCCGTCGGGAGCAATGCTCTGGGCTCCCCCGCCCCAGGGGTGGCGGGGGAGGACCGGCACCAGGAGGCGCCGGTCCTTCGGGGTGCGGCCGAGGGCAGACCACATCCGGGCAGGGAGGAGCAGCACTCCTGCCATACCGCCCGCTGCACGCATGCCGCGCCGACGAAGCCGCACGTCCGCCAGCGTGAGCGCCTGCGCGCCGAGAGCAAGCGCATGCACCAGCCCAGCTGCCGCATGAACGACGACGAGTACCAGCTCCTCGTCCGCGCGGCTTCCGTCTGCCACATGAGCGTCGCCAGCTTCCTCGCCAAGGCCGCCCTGAAGGCCGCACGCGACCTCGACCGCACCGAAGCCGAGATCGCCACCCGCCGGGAGATCGTCAGCGAGCTGTTCGCCCTGCGCCGGGCCCTCGGCCCGATCGGCAACAACCTCAACCAGGTCGCCACCGTCCTGAACTCCGGCTCCGACGCCCCGCACGCCAAGGCGGTCCTCGACGCCGTCCAGCGGACCGCCGAACGCGTGGACGCCTTCACCCGGCGCTACCTGGAAAGCGAGACCCCCACCGGATGATCCCCTCCATTCACAAGATGGGCACCCGCACCATCGGGCTGATCCGCTACCTCTACGGCCCGGGCACCCACAAGGAACACACCGACCCCCACCTCGTCGCCGCCTGGGACGCCCTGGCCCCCGACCCCGGCCGCGACCCGGCCGCCACCTACGAAGACCTGCAACAGCTCCTCGACCAGCCCGTCGAAGCCCTGCCCAAGTCGAGGCGCCCCACCGAGCACGTGTGGCACCTGTCCGTACGCGCCGCACCCGAGGACCCGACCCTGTCGGATGAGCAGTGGGGCGACATCGCCCGCCGCATGGTCGCCGCCACCGGCATCGACCCCGGCGACGGCGCGGGCTGCCGCTGGGCAGCCGTCCGCCACGCCGACGACCACATCCACATCATGGCCACCACCGTCCGCGAAGACGGCCGCCGCCCCCGCCGCCACAACGAAGCCAAACGCGCCCAGGCCGAAGCCCGCCACGTCGAAGCCGACTACGGCCTGCGCCGCCTCAACACCGGCGACGGCACCGCCGCCCAACGCCCCACCAGCGCCGAACGCCACAAAGCCAACCGCCACAACAGGCAACGCACCCCGAGGGAGGAACTGCGCGAAACCGTCCGCCACGCGGTTGCCGGCGCCCAGAGCGAGGAGGAGTTCTTCGGCCGACTCGCCACCTCCGGCCTCCTCGTAGGGCAGCGGAAGGCGCCGTCCGGGGACCTCCTCGGCTACACCGTCGCCCTCCCCGACGACCGCAACAGGCACGGCGAACCCGTCTTCTACTCCGGATCGAAGCTCGCCCCAGACCTCTCCCTGCCCCGCATCCGCGAACGCTTCACCACGCTCGCAGAAGCCTCGGAAGGCGACAGCGGGCCCGGGCAGCCCGTCCTGCCGCCGGTGACCGGCCCCGCGTTCGCGCGGCGGAGGGCCGCCGCCACCTGGCAGGCACTGCTGATCATCGACCAAGGCGACGACGGCACGGCAGCAGCCCAGATCGCCGCCGCCACAGAAGTCCTCGACGCGCTGGCCAAGACCTCCGCCGCCCACACCCGCAAGGAACTCCGCGACGCGGCCTTCTCGTTCGAACGCGCCAGGCGCTCCCATGTGAAGGCAGTCCGAGGACACGATCATGCTCTTCGGCAGGCCGCCCGCGACCTCGTCCACAGCGGACCCGCCCTCGGCCGAGGCGAGGACAGCGCCACCACCGCCATGCTCATCGACATGGCGTTCTTCCTCGCCATCACCGCGGCGAACTGGCACGCCAAGAAGCACCACGTCCAACAAGCAGCAGCCGCACGGCAAGCCGCCGAACACCTACGCGCCGCCTACGAGGCAGCCGCCACCCAGCCCATGGGCGCCCTCCGGCAGCGAGGCCAGCGCATGGCCCTGCATGTTCAGCAACGACAGGCTGCATTCGTCCGCCAGGCGCTGCCAGAGCTGGCCGAACGGATCCTGACCGAGCCCAGCTGGCCCGCCCTGGCCGCCACCCTCACCGACGCACAGAAGGCCGGACACGACCCGGCCGCCCTGCTCGCCGAAGCCACCCAACGGCGCGAGCTCGACACCGCCACCTCGATCAGCGATGTCCTCGTCTGGCGCCTACGCCGCAGCGCCCACCTGCCCGCCGCACCCGAGGCTCGGCACAAGCCACCTGCCCGCGGCGACAGGCGCACACCGCCTGCGGCACCCGCCGCACCGCCGGCAGTTAAGGCAGCAAGCGACTCAACCCGACGGCGCTGACCTCGGTTGGGCGGGCTTGCGGCCTCGTCGTGACGCTGGAGGGTTGCGCCGACGCCGGGGGCGCCACCGAGCGCTGTCAGGCGACAGCAGGAAGAGCCCGCAGCCTGTCCCTGAACTCACGGACGGACGGCACCGCGCCGTGCGGCTCCAGGTAGTTGCTGAACTTCGCCAGCCGGACGTACGCCCGGTCGGAGCGGACGCGGTTCTCCAGCAGCTCCAGGCCGAGATTGGCGGCGTCCAAGGCCCCGTCCAGGTCCCGGGCAGCCAGGCGAGCCGTCGCCAGGCGGCCGGAGCGTACGGCACGGTCGCGAGGGACCGCTTGGTCCACCGCGATCGCGAGGGCGCTGGTGGCGCGCTCGGGGAAGCCGGAGCGGAGCATGATCTTGCCCTCGGTGGACTTGAGCTGAGCTTCCCCGTACCAGCCCAGCCAGTCAGGGCGGTCGCCTTCGCGGTGGCCGCCCCACAGGTCGTAGGCCCGGTTGAGCGACTTGCCGGCCGCCTCGTGCTGGGTGTCTCGGGACAGGGCTTCGGCTTGATGGAGGTAGAGGTAGGAGGCCGCCGCCGACGGGAGGGCCGTCGGGGCGTTGCCGATGGCGGTGTCGATGAGCTTCACGCGCGCGGCTGTGTCACCTGAGTCGGAGATGTGGATGCCCATCTCGGCCAGGATGAAGGCGCCGAAGCCGTCGTCCTTCGCACTGTGTGCGCTGCGGAGTGCGCCAACGTAGTAGCGCTGGCCGAGGGAGCGAAGGCCCTTGTCGTAGGCCATCCAGCCAGCGAGGTACGACACCCGGGCAGCCGTGGCGTACAGGCGGTGTTCGACGGCGTCGGTGTAGCGCCCGTGGTCGAGGAGGCCTGCGATCAGTGAGAGGTCGCCGGTGGCCTGGTCCAGGAGGCGGGCGCCGCCCATCTGGTCGTCGAGTACGCGGAGGGTGTCCACCCGTGCCTCGATGGTGGTCACCATCGCGTCGGTGACGCGGTCGCCATCGAATGCCGAGGCGAACGCCTCTGGAGCGGCCGCCCAGTTGGCCGCGACCCCCGTCAGCGCGGCACCAGTGATGGACAAGAACCCCCGACGATCCATGTGGCCGCTCCTGACTAGATCAGCGAACACCTTCACGGTACCCGCCGGAGTCCACGGGGCCGCCAGTGCTGTCGACTCCCAGGCTGGCAGCCATCGGGGCCACGCCGTCGTGCGCACGTGCTCCTCAGGGATGCCCAGGAGGTCGGCGAGCACCAGTTGCGCGTCCAAGTCAGGTTCCTGCCCTTGCTCCCACTTCCAGACCGTCGTCCGGTTGGTGGCCAGCGGCACGCCCAGCGCGCTCCCTCGTTCGCACATGAGCCGGGCTAACTCGGCCTTGCCCCAG
Above is a genomic segment from Streptomyces sp. NBC_01233 containing:
- a CDS encoding plasmid mobilization protein gives rise to the protein MHDPNHELPTSQQHMTAGLKSAASCTQSIAPVGSNALGSPAPGVAGEDRHQEAPVLRGAAEGRPHPGREEQHSCHTARCTHAAPTKPHVRQRERLRAESKRMHQPSCRMNDDEYQLLVRAASVCHMSVASFLAKAALKAARDLDRTEAEIATRREIVSELFALRRALGPIGNNLNQVATVLNSGSDAPHAKAVLDAVQRTAERVDAFTRRYLESETPTG
- a CDS encoding relaxase/mobilization nuclease domain-containing protein, translating into MIPSIHKMGTRTIGLIRYLYGPGTHKEHTDPHLVAAWDALAPDPGRDPAATYEDLQQLLDQPVEALPKSRRPTEHVWHLSVRAAPEDPTLSDEQWGDIARRMVAATGIDPGDGAGCRWAAVRHADDHIHIMATTVREDGRRPRRHNEAKRAQAEARHVEADYGLRRLNTGDGTAAQRPTSAERHKANRHNRQRTPREELRETVRHAVAGAQSEEEFFGRLATSGLLVGQRKAPSGDLLGYTVALPDDRNRHGEPVFYSGSKLAPDLSLPRIRERFTTLAEASEGDSGPGQPVLPPVTGPAFARRRAAATWQALLIIDQGDDGTAAAQIAAATEVLDALAKTSAAHTRKELRDAAFSFERARRSHVKAVRGHDHALRQAARDLVHSGPALGRGEDSATTAMLIDMAFFLAITAANWHAKKHHVQQAAAARQAAEHLRAAYEAAATQPMGALRQRGQRMALHVQQRQAAFVRQALPELAERILTEPSWPALAATLTDAQKAGHDPAALLAEATQRRELDTATSISDVLVWRLRRSAHLPAAPEARHKPPARGDRRTPPAAPAAPPAVKAASDSTRRR
- a CDS encoding transcriptional regulator produces the protein MSDPMALHPLTYVREGKGWGKAELARLMCERGSALGVPLATNRTTVWKWEQGQEPDLDAQLVLADLLGIPEEHVRTTAWPRWLPAWESTALAAPWTPAGTVKVFADLVRSGHMDRRGFLSITGAALTGVAANWAAAPEAFASAFDGDRVTDAMVTTIEARVDTLRVLDDQMGGARLLDQATGDLSLIAGLLDHGRYTDAVEHRLYATAARVSYLAGWMAYDKGLRSLGQRYYVGALRSAHSAKDDGFGAFILAEMGIHISDSGDTAARVKLIDTAIGNAPTALPSAAASYLYLHQAEALSRDTQHEAAGKSLNRAYDLWGGHREGDRPDWLGWYGEAQLKSTEGKIMLRSGFPERATSALAIAVDQAVPRDRAVRSGRLATARLAARDLDGALDAANLGLELLENRVRSDRAYVRLAKFSNYLEPHGAVPSVREFRDRLRALPAVA